A genomic stretch from Meiothermus sp. CFH 77666 includes:
- a CDS encoding rhodanese-like domain-containing protein, producing the protein MIGWLKSLLGGGAKVGRLGPLEAYEKAKAGAIILDVRTPLERQEGKIPGSQALPLDRLAQEWDKLPKDKEIICQCQSGNRSAQAARFLAERGYTTYNLAGGLLAWKQHKLPVK; encoded by the coding sequence TTGATCGGTTGGCTCAAAAGCCTGCTGGGGGGTGGGGCTAAGGTGGGGCGGCTCGGCCCCCTCGAGGCTTACGAAAAGGCCAAGGCCGGGGCCATCATCCTGGACGTTCGCACCCCCCTGGAGCGCCAGGAAGGCAAAATTCCCGGCTCCCAGGCCCTGCCCCTGGACAGGCTAGCCCAGGAGTGGGACAAGCTCCCCAAGGACAAGGAAATCATCTGCCAGTGCCAAAGCGGCAACCGCAGCGCCCAGGCGGCCCGTTTTCTGGCCGAGCGCGGCTACACCACCTACAACCTGGCTGGGGGTCTCTTGGCCTGGAAGCAGCACAAACTCCCGGTGAAGTGA
- a CDS encoding rhodanese-like domain-containing protein yields MLTVPYKDISPQEARKLQEENVLFVDVREPEEFAQVRIEGALLIPLSEFAGRFSEIPKDKPVVLYCRSGNRSAQAAGWLSAKGYSNLLNLDGGIMAWYQMGLPLDTQPLEATYHDTAFTELTPHQAQQWIQEGAYVVDVREPYEYAMGHVPGAVNIPLGRFVAESKNLPKDRKLVLVCASGNRSSQASEFLVGQGFDGAKVGNLEGGTYGWMASGFEVAR; encoded by the coding sequence ATGCTGACCGTACCGTACAAAGACATCAGCCCCCAGGAAGCCCGCAAACTGCAAGAAGAAAACGTGCTCTTCGTGGATGTGCGCGAGCCCGAAGAGTTTGCCCAGGTGCGCATCGAGGGAGCCCTGCTGATCCCCCTCTCCGAGTTCGCCGGGCGCTTCTCGGAGATTCCCAAGGACAAGCCCGTGGTGCTTTACTGCCGCAGCGGCAACCGCAGCGCCCAGGCGGCGGGCTGGCTCTCGGCCAAGGGGTATTCCAACCTGCTGAACCTGGATGGCGGCATCATGGCCTGGTACCAGATGGGCCTGCCCCTGGACACCCAGCCCCTGGAGGCCACCTACCACGACACCGCCTTTACCGAGCTGACCCCCCACCAGGCCCAGCAGTGGATTCAGGAGGGTGCGTATGTGGTGGACGTGCGCGAACCCTACGAGTATGCCATGGGGCACGTACCGGGAGCAGTGAACATCCCCCTGGGGCGTTTTGTGGCGGAGTCCAAGAACCTGCCCAAAGACCGCAAGCTGGTGCTGGTCTGCGCCTCGGGCAACCGTTCCTCGCAGGCTTCGGAGTTCCTGGTAGGCCAGGGCTTTGATGGCGCCAAGGTGGGGAACCTCGAGGGCGGCACCTACGGCTGGATGGCCTCGGGCTTTGAGGTGGCGCGTTGA
- a CDS encoding rhodanese-like domain-containing protein, translating into MNLNVKTAYHTLERYQVVDIREPEEWADGVLPGALRLPLSKLASLAPLYLERDQPVLLYCKSGNRSQEGLRALQSLGHPKVWQLEGGIKAWCEAGIPCASPV; encoded by the coding sequence ATGAACCTGAACGTCAAAACCGCCTACCATACCCTGGAACGCTACCAGGTGGTGGACATCCGCGAGCCCGAGGAGTGGGCCGACGGCGTACTGCCGGGGGCCCTGCGCCTGCCCTTGTCCAAGCTGGCCAGCCTGGCGCCTTTGTACCTCGAGCGCGACCAGCCCGTTCTGCTCTACTGCAAGAGCGGTAACCGCTCGCAGGAGGGTCTCAGAGCCCTGCAAAGCCTGGGCCACCCCAAGGTCTGGCAGCTCGAGGGCGGCATCAAGGCCTGGTGCGAGGCCGGTATCCCCTGCGCAAGCCCGGTTTAG
- a CDS encoding MBL fold metallo-hydrolase, producing MLFKQIYEEGLAQGSYFIGCQSAGTAIVVDPRRDIQVYLDEAQKNGMKIVAITETHIHADYLSGARELARATGAKLYLSDEGDQNWKYKGLEGFDYQLVKDGDQIKLGNITLTVVHTPGHTPEHISFLVQDGAAASEPGFILTGDFVFVGDVGRPDLLEEAAGIMGTAEPGARRMFKSLKEKFLTLPDYVQVWPGHGAGSACGKGLGAVASTTVGYERRFAWWADYLRNNDEEGFVKALLSGQPEAPYYFAQMKRLNRDGMPILGDLKEPHLFTPEQFQQKLSEGVLLVDTRDKLAFAGGHLGGAINIPAGKSFSTWAGWLLPYDRDFILLASPERVHELVKQLIRIGLDRVVGYIPSLEGYVQGELETVPQITAAEAKARWEKGEVAILDVRGADEYLAGHIPGALNIHAGRVMNHLNRIPKDKPVVVHCLGGDRSSTAISALLSAGFNNLINLTGGIRAWQQEGFPVEKGPARELVEA from the coding sequence ATGCTCTTCAAGCAAATTTACGAGGAAGGTTTGGCTCAGGGTAGCTACTTCATCGGTTGTCAGTCCGCGGGTACCGCCATCGTGGTAGACCCCCGGCGTGATATTCAGGTGTACCTGGATGAGGCCCAGAAAAACGGCATGAAGATTGTGGCCATCACCGAGACCCACATCCACGCCGACTATCTCTCCGGGGCGCGGGAGCTGGCCAGGGCCACCGGGGCCAAGCTCTACCTCTCCGACGAAGGCGACCAAAACTGGAAGTACAAGGGCTTGGAGGGCTTCGACTACCAGCTGGTCAAAGACGGCGACCAGATCAAGCTGGGCAACATCACCCTGACCGTGGTACACACCCCCGGCCACACCCCCGAGCACATCAGCTTCCTGGTGCAAGACGGCGCGGCCGCCAGCGAGCCCGGCTTCATCCTGACCGGCGACTTTGTGTTTGTGGGCGATGTTGGTCGCCCCGACCTGCTGGAAGAGGCAGCGGGCATTATGGGCACCGCCGAGCCCGGTGCGCGGCGCATGTTCAAGAGCCTCAAAGAGAAGTTCCTCACCCTGCCCGACTACGTGCAGGTCTGGCCCGGCCACGGCGCGGGCAGCGCCTGCGGCAAGGGGCTGGGGGCCGTCGCCAGCACCACCGTGGGCTATGAGCGCCGCTTTGCCTGGTGGGCCGACTACCTGCGTAACAATGACGAGGAAGGCTTCGTCAAGGCCCTACTGTCCGGCCAGCCCGAGGCCCCTTACTACTTCGCCCAGATGAAGCGGCTCAACCGCGACGGTATGCCCATCCTGGGCGACCTCAAGGAGCCACACCTCTTCACCCCCGAGCAGTTCCAGCAAAAGCTGTCGGAAGGCGTTTTGCTGGTAGATACCCGCGACAAGCTGGCCTTCGCCGGCGGGCACCTGGGGGGCGCCATCAACATCCCGGCGGGCAAGAGCTTCTCGACCTGGGCCGGCTGGCTCTTGCCCTACGACCGCGACTTCATCCTGCTGGCCAGCCCTGAGCGGGTGCACGAGCTGGTCAAGCAACTCATCCGCATCGGGCTGGATCGGGTGGTGGGCTATATTCCCAGCCTCGAGGGCTACGTGCAGGGCGAGCTCGAGACCGTGCCGCAGATTACCGCCGCCGAGGCCAAGGCCCGCTGGGAAAAAGGCGAGGTGGCCATCCTGGACGTGCGCGGAGCCGACGAGTACCTGGCCGGCCACATCCCTGGTGCCCTGAATATCCACGCCGGACGGGTGATGAACCATCTGAACCGCATTCCCAAGGACAAGCCGGTGGTGGTGCACTGCCTGGGCGGAGACCGCTCCTCCACCGCCATCAGCGCCCTGCTTTCGGCAGGCTTCAACAACCTGATTAACCTCACCGGGGGCATCCGGGCCTGGCAGCAGGAAGGCTTCCCGGTGGAGAAAGGCCCGGCCCGCGAGCTGGTGGAGGCCTGA
- a CDS encoding FAD/NAD(P)-binding oxidoreductase codes for MIVREEKAITARSQVKERLHHKILIVGGGTAGLTVAAQLRRKGVEDVAVLEPSEKHYYQAAWTLVGAGTYNPQASVRPQENQIPRGVRWIQEYAQEIDPERQVVRTQNGRQIGYDYLVVAAGIQLDWHKIEGLEETLGQNGVSSNYRFDLAPKTWSFLQQLKGGVALFSAPSTPIKCGGAPQKIMYLAADHARRKGISKDTQIVFGSAGTTIFGVPEIKAVLDQVVERYGIQTRFHHELVAVDGLKKEATYEYTVNHPEVKANPSTPRPRVTIPFDFLHVVPPQSAPDFLKQSPLADPSTPLGWVQVDKHTLQHVRFPNVFSLGDASSLPTSKTGAAIRKQAPVLVANLLEVMKGQEPKKQYNGYTSCPLVTAYGKMFLAEFLYDNVWHPTLPFNTQKERYDMWLLKKHGLPFMYWNLMLKGLA; via the coding sequence ATGATTGTAAGGGAGGAAAAGGCCATTACGGCACGGAGCCAGGTTAAGGAGCGGCTCCATCATAAAATCCTGATTGTCGGCGGCGGGACGGCAGGCCTGACCGTGGCCGCCCAGCTCAGGCGCAAAGGGGTGGAGGATGTGGCGGTGCTCGAGCCCTCCGAAAAGCACTACTACCAGGCCGCCTGGACGCTGGTAGGGGCAGGCACCTACAACCCCCAGGCCTCAGTACGTCCCCAGGAAAACCAGATACCCAGGGGTGTGCGCTGGATCCAGGAGTACGCCCAGGAAATAGACCCCGAACGCCAGGTGGTGCGCACCCAGAACGGCCGCCAGATCGGCTACGACTACCTGGTGGTGGCTGCGGGTATTCAGCTCGACTGGCACAAGATTGAGGGGCTGGAAGAGACCCTGGGCCAAAACGGCGTGAGCAGCAACTACCGATTCGACCTGGCGCCCAAAACCTGGTCGTTTCTCCAGCAGCTCAAAGGCGGGGTGGCCCTGTTCAGCGCCCCCAGCACGCCCATCAAGTGCGGCGGCGCTCCGCAAAAAATCATGTATCTGGCCGCCGACCATGCCCGCCGCAAGGGAATCAGCAAAGATACCCAGATCGTCTTCGGCTCGGCTGGAACCACCATCTTCGGGGTGCCCGAGATCAAGGCCGTACTGGATCAGGTAGTGGAGCGCTACGGCATCCAGACCCGGTTCCACCACGAGCTGGTAGCGGTGGATGGACTCAAAAAAGAGGCCACCTACGAGTACACCGTGAATCATCCAGAGGTCAAGGCCAACCCCAGTACACCCAGGCCCCGGGTGACCATTCCTTTCGACTTTCTCCACGTAGTGCCCCCCCAAAGCGCCCCGGACTTCCTCAAACAAAGCCCCCTGGCCGACCCCAGCACGCCCTTAGGCTGGGTGCAGGTGGACAAACACACCCTGCAGCACGTGCGCTTCCCCAACGTGTTCAGCCTGGGCGATGCCAGCAGCCTGCCAACCTCCAAAACCGGCGCGGCCATCCGCAAGCAGGCCCCGGTGCTGGTGGCCAACCTGCTGGAGGTGATGAAAGGCCAGGAGCCCAAGAAGCAGTACAACGGCTACACCTCCTGCCCGCTGGTGACGGCCTACGGCAAGATGTTCCTGGCTGAGTTCCTTTACGACAATGTCTGGCACCCCACCCTCCCCTTTAACACCCAGAAGGAACGCTACGACATGTGGCTTCTCAAGAAGCACGGCCTGCCTTTCATGTACTGGAATCTAATGTTGAAGGGGCTGGCCTAA
- a CDS encoding LysR family transcriptional regulator has translation MRLNPRYLVVFCVVAELRSLSRAAEILNLSQPAVSKTLKALEDTVRQPLYERTPQGITLTEAGKALLPYACAVNRSLAHATRFIEERRHKRIPQLEVGLAWSLIPRYEASLLRWATLEEARCELHLTNGTTLELIEQVYQRDLDAALVLGGTDALPEPLSARRLTSDEMVLIVAPTHPWAGMGGVALGQLEGMTLLVPQRNSRLRLRLEQFLERHGIVPERVLECGSLYGVKAAAAAGLGVGLSSRSFVEPEVRAGLLRVLMVEDSGFSLGVHWVAYPEASVDAATREMLGLLWHYLGVPSTVSQAL, from the coding sequence ATGCGTCTGAACCCTAGGTACCTGGTGGTATTTTGCGTGGTGGCCGAACTGCGCAGCCTGAGCCGCGCTGCCGAGATATTGAACCTGAGCCAGCCTGCGGTGAGCAAAACCCTGAAGGCCCTCGAGGACACGGTGCGCCAGCCCCTCTACGAGCGCACCCCGCAGGGCATTACCCTGACCGAGGCGGGCAAGGCCCTGCTCCCTTATGCCTGCGCGGTGAACCGCAGCCTGGCCCACGCTACGCGGTTTATCGAGGAGCGGCGGCACAAGCGCATTCCGCAGCTCGAGGTGGGTCTGGCCTGGAGTCTGATTCCCCGCTACGAGGCCAGCCTGTTGCGCTGGGCCACCCTGGAAGAGGCCCGTTGCGAGCTGCACCTGACCAACGGAACCACCCTGGAGCTCATCGAGCAGGTCTACCAGCGCGACCTGGATGCGGCCCTGGTGCTGGGTGGCACCGACGCCCTGCCCGAGCCCCTCAGCGCCCGTCGCTTGACCAGCGACGAGATGGTGCTGATTGTGGCCCCCACGCATCCCTGGGCAGGTATGGGGGGGGTGGCCCTGGGGCAGCTCGAGGGCATGACCTTGCTGGTGCCCCAGCGCAACTCCCGTCTGCGCCTGCGCTTAGAACAGTTCCTCGAGCGCCACGGGATTGTGCCCGAGCGGGTGCTGGAGTGCGGCAGCCTGTACGGCGTGAAAGCCGCCGCCGCGGCCGGGCTGGGGGTGGGCCTGTCCAGCCGCTCGTTTGTGGAGCCCGAGGTTAGAGCAGGGCTCTTACGCGTCTTGATGGTCGAGGACAGCGGCTTCTCGCTGGGCGTGCACTGGGTGGCCTACCCCGAGGCCTCGGTAGATGCGGCCACCCGCGAGATGCTGGGGCTTTTGTGGCACTACCTGGGGGTACCCTCAACCGTGAGCCAGGCTCTGTAA
- a CDS encoding phosphoribosylanthranilate isomerase, producing MTRAKICGITRLEDALLAEALGAWALGFILAPGTKRYLEAEQIRPISEALGPFVVRVGVFVDTPPEIVLAQMQTARLQVAQLHGSEPPEWAAQIRRFYPVIKAFRLSGPARPDWLSYPADALLVDGVSPGSGQGYPLDWLAPLRPHPRLIVAGGLTPHNLQPVLELKPYAVDVSSGVEAAPRLKDPLKLRQFLAQVASSGTSRNQ from the coding sequence ATGACCCGCGCCAAAATCTGTGGCATCACCCGCCTCGAGGACGCCCTCCTGGCCGAGGCGCTGGGGGCCTGGGCTTTGGGCTTTATCCTGGCCCCCGGCACCAAGCGCTACCTCGAGGCCGAACAAATCCGCCCCATTTCGGAAGCGCTGGGGCCTTTTGTGGTGCGGGTGGGGGTGTTTGTGGACACACCCCCCGAGATCGTTCTGGCGCAGATGCAGACCGCCCGGCTCCAGGTGGCCCAGCTTCACGGGAGCGAACCCCCTGAGTGGGCCGCCCAGATCCGCCGGTTCTATCCGGTTATCAAGGCGTTTAGGCTCTCGGGGCCCGCCCGGCCCGACTGGCTTTCGTACCCGGCGGACGCGCTCCTGGTGGACGGAGTAAGCCCCGGCAGCGGGCAAGGCTATCCGCTGGACTGGCTGGCGCCCCTCAGGCCCCACCCCCGGCTGATTGTGGCCGGGGGCCTGACCCCCCACAACCTGCAACCCGTGCTGGAGCTGAAACCCTACGCGGTGGACGTGAGCAGTGGCGTGGAGGCCGCGCCCCGCCTCAAAGACCCCCTCAAGCTGCGGCAGTTCCTGGCTCAGGTGGCCTCGAGCGGCACCAGCCGGAACCAGTAG
- a CDS encoding LutB/LldF family L-lactate oxidation iron-sulfur protein, translated as MKVAANQYPQEAARVLREEPQVRESVTGATLNFDSKRRQAYAEVDAETWRHWAESVKNHVLSNLDRYLLEAEASLQKNGVQVHWAEDADDARRIVADIARAGQVRKVVKAKTMVSEELAINPMLEGMGVEVLETDLGEYIIQLLQQPPSHIVGPAIHLNLAQIRQLFHERFQTPPDASPEHLAAVARQLLREGFLKADMGISGGNFVVAETGTLALIENEGNIRLSTSAPRIHVALVGIEKLLPRFTDLAVFLSLTARAATGQRLGTFVSLIQGPRQPGEPDGPEEVHVVFVDNGRSSVLADPEAWETLRCLRCAACLNACPVYRQTGGHAYGYVYSGPIGAILSPGLLGLEETKPLPYASSLCGACFQACPVRIPIPKLLLTWRNRAVQEGLSPRLEAAAIKGYALAMTQPWAYRLASKALRLLPEKALDNTVVPVIKAWTEGRAGLKPSPKSFRQMWEDGEV; from the coding sequence ATGAAGGTCGCCGCCAACCAGTACCCCCAGGAAGCCGCTCGAGTGCTGCGCGAGGAGCCCCAGGTGCGCGAATCGGTCACGGGGGCTACCCTGAACTTCGATAGCAAAAGACGGCAGGCCTATGCCGAGGTGGACGCCGAAACCTGGCGGCACTGGGCCGAAAGCGTCAAGAACCACGTGCTCTCCAACCTGGACAGGTACCTGCTGGAAGCCGAGGCCAGCCTCCAGAAAAACGGCGTACAGGTGCACTGGGCCGAGGACGCCGACGATGCCCGGCGCATTGTGGCCGATATTGCCCGCGCGGGCCAGGTCAGGAAGGTGGTCAAGGCCAAGACCATGGTCTCGGAGGAGCTTGCCATCAACCCCATGCTCGAGGGGATGGGGGTGGAGGTGCTCGAGACCGACCTCGGCGAGTACATCATCCAGCTATTACAACAGCCGCCCTCGCACATCGTGGGCCCGGCCATTCACCTGAACCTGGCGCAAATCCGCCAGCTTTTCCACGAGCGCTTTCAGACCCCGCCCGATGCCTCCCCCGAACACCTCGCGGCAGTGGCCCGCCAGCTCCTGCGTGAAGGCTTTCTGAAGGCCGATATGGGCATCTCGGGGGGCAATTTTGTGGTCGCCGAGACCGGCACCCTGGCCCTGATCGAAAACGAAGGGAACATAAGGCTCTCCACCTCGGCCCCGCGCATCCACGTGGCACTGGTGGGCATCGAAAAACTCCTGCCCCGCTTCACCGACCTGGCGGTTTTCCTCTCGCTCACCGCTCGCGCCGCCACCGGGCAGCGGCTGGGCACTTTTGTCTCGCTGATCCAGGGCCCCAGGCAGCCGGGCGAGCCGGACGGCCCCGAGGAAGTCCATGTGGTCTTTGTGGACAACGGACGCAGCAGCGTGCTGGCCGACCCCGAAGCCTGGGAGACCCTGCGCTGCCTGCGCTGCGCGGCCTGCCTGAACGCCTGTCCGGTCTACCGCCAGACCGGCGGCCACGCCTACGGCTATGTGTATAGCGGCCCCATCGGGGCTATTCTCTCCCCTGGGCTTTTGGGCCTCGAGGAAACCAAGCCCCTCCCCTACGCCTCCTCGCTGTGCGGGGCCTGTTTCCAGGCCTGCCCGGTGCGGATTCCCATCCCCAAACTCCTGCTCACCTGGCGCAACCGGGCGGTGCAGGAGGGGCTCTCCCCCAGGCTCGAGGCCGCCGCCATCAAGGGCTATGCCCTGGCCATGACCCAGCCCTGGGCCTACCGCCTGGCCTCCAAGGCCCTGCGCCTGTTGCCCGAAAAAGCCCTGGACAACACCGTGGTGCCGGTCATCAAAGCCTGGACGGAAGGCCGGGCGGGTTTGAAGCCCAGCCCCAAGAGCTTTCGGCAGATGTGGGAAGATGGAGAAGTGTAG
- a CDS encoding (Fe-S)-binding protein, which yields MKVALFITCLADQFFAEAGVAAVRLLRHLGCTVEFPEGQTCCGQPAYNAGYWAEARQVAEHTLGVLERADYVVLPSGSCTTMLRTFYPELFREQPRRFAQAEALSQKTYELAEFIVKVLGVSHLGQGLKGRRIAYHHGCHALRELGIKQEPLTLLRNAGAEIVDWAAAEECCGFGGLFSVKLPEVALSMADRKLSTLPPTSQIDFLTSADGGCMLHLSGRIENRGLGLPVRPLASVLWEAAQ from the coding sequence ATGAAAGTGGCCCTCTTCATCACCTGCCTGGCCGACCAGTTCTTCGCCGAGGCCGGGGTGGCGGCGGTAAGGCTCCTGCGCCACCTGGGCTGCACGGTGGAGTTCCCCGAGGGCCAGACCTGCTGCGGCCAGCCCGCCTACAACGCCGGCTACTGGGCCGAGGCCCGCCAGGTGGCCGAGCATACCCTGGGGGTACTCGAGAGGGCAGACTACGTGGTGCTGCCCTCCGGCTCCTGCACCACCATGCTGCGAACCTTCTACCCCGAGCTTTTCCGCGAGCAGCCCCGCCGGTTTGCCCAGGCCGAGGCCCTGAGCCAGAAAACCTACGAGCTTGCGGAGTTCATCGTCAAGGTGCTGGGGGTCAGCCATCTGGGCCAGGGTCTGAAGGGCCGGCGCATCGCCTACCACCACGGCTGCCACGCCCTGCGCGAGCTCGGCATCAAACAAGAACCCCTCACGCTCCTGCGCAATGCCGGCGCCGAAATTGTGGACTGGGCTGCCGCCGAGGAATGCTGTGGCTTTGGCGGGTTGTTCTCGGTCAAGTTGCCCGAAGTGGCCCTGAGCATGGCCGACCGCAAGCTCTCTACCCTGCCCCCCACCAGCCAGATAGACTTCCTGACCAGCGCCGATGGCGGCTGCATGCTCCACCTGAGCGGGCGCATCGAGAACCGGGGTCTGGGCCTGCCGGTCAGGCCGCTGGCCTCGGTGCTCTGGGAGGCCGCGCAATGA
- a CDS encoding heavy metal-binding domain-containing protein produces the protein MILTTSSQLEGYQITEYLDVVFGEAIVGANIFRDLLASVRDIVGGRSGAYEAELRKAREIALDELEQAALARGADAVIGIDVDYETVGQGNMLMVTASGTAVKVSKRY, from the coding sequence ATGATCCTTACGACCTCGAGCCAGCTCGAGGGCTACCAGATTACCGAATACCTGGATGTGGTCTTTGGCGAGGCCATTGTGGGGGCCAACATCTTCCGCGACCTGCTGGCCTCGGTGCGCGACATTGTGGGGGGCCGGAGCGGGGCCTACGAGGCCGAACTGCGCAAAGCCCGCGAGATTGCCCTGGACGAGCTCGAGCAGGCCGCCCTGGCCCGCGGGGCCGATGCGGTGATTGGGATTGACGTGGACTACGAGACCGTTGGGCAGGGCAACATGCTCATGGTGACCGCCTCGGGCACCGCAGTGAAGGTTAGCAAACGGTACTGA
- a CDS encoding DUF418 domain-containing protein — MQPLPAQARAPFLDALRRLALVGILAVNLELLAGVGMYAALHGVSSGYTLGREILAFFFSGKFYTIFSILFGLGLALQYRRFSEAGLDALGLLRRRLGWLLGLGALHGVFLFEGDILATYALVGLFALRYLKQPPPPGLAVGFLGGGYGIYLVIVWLTRNTEVWSGLYSNEIFRTGSYWAVTSERLFNWLGGTLAGTLIQGVELLGLFVLGMYLAPRWQALGPATLWRVVAVGLLIGVPANLYNAAHPDLQPLRGLGGLAFALVYMALFRLLWPRLGWLHNLQYAGRMPLSNYLLQSLVMSTVFYGYGLGLYGQVNPLWFPALAVGFVAFQTALSRWWLARFGQGPLERLWRSFTYRSGPLA; from the coding sequence GTGCAGCCCCTACCAGCCCAGGCACGTGCGCCCTTTCTGGACGCTCTGCGGAGGCTGGCCCTGGTGGGCATTCTGGCGGTGAACCTCGAGCTTCTGGCCGGAGTGGGCATGTACGCGGCCCTGCACGGGGTTTCTTCCGGCTACACGCTGGGACGGGAGATTCTGGCCTTTTTCTTTAGCGGCAAGTTTTATACCATTTTCTCCATCCTGTTTGGGCTGGGGCTGGCCTTGCAGTACCGGCGCTTTTCCGAAGCCGGTCTGGATGCTTTAGGGCTGCTACGCCGCCGCCTGGGCTGGCTTTTGGGACTGGGGGCTTTGCACGGGGTTTTCCTGTTCGAAGGCGATATTCTGGCCACATACGCGCTGGTAGGGCTATTCGCCCTGCGCTATCTGAAACAACCCCCGCCGCCCGGCCTGGCCGTAGGGTTTCTGGGCGGGGGGTATGGCATTTATCTCGTTATCGTCTGGCTCACCCGGAATACCGAGGTTTGGAGTGGGCTGTACAGCAACGAAATTTTTCGCACCGGTAGCTACTGGGCAGTAACCTCGGAGCGCCTTTTCAACTGGTTGGGGGGCACCCTAGCCGGTACCTTGATCCAGGGGGTCGAGCTTCTGGGCCTGTTTGTGCTCGGGATGTACCTGGCCCCCCGCTGGCAGGCGCTGGGCCCGGCCACGCTCTGGCGGGTGGTGGCGGTGGGGCTTCTGATCGGGGTTCCGGCCAACCTCTATAACGCAGCCCACCCCGACCTTCAACCTTTGCGCGGGCTGGGGGGGCTGGCCTTTGCCCTGGTGTACATGGCCCTGTTTCGCCTGCTGTGGCCCCGGCTGGGCTGGCTGCACAACTTACAGTACGCAGGCCGGATGCCCCTCAGCAACTACCTGCTCCAGTCTCTGGTGATGAGCACGGTCTTCTATGGCTATGGCCTGGGGCTGTATGGGCAGGTGAACCCGCTTTGGTTTCCAGCGCTTGCCGTGGGCTTTGTGGCGTTTCAGACAGCCCTCAGCCGATGGTGGCTGGCGCGTTTTGGGCAGGGGCCGCTCGAGCGCCTCTGGCGGAGCTTCACGTACCGTTCGGGCCCTCTGGCGTAG
- a CDS encoding DinB family protein: protein MQSSSAPPFLRGKIDGVHWLVSVWLRNLEEVEETVQKWAADLPVEGFWWVPAPEANAIGGLIRHIGGASYRLLLRGTGQEIPEPLRVRAPEELVPTGQDPKAVLAEFSQNLEKVRAALRLLGDQDLQRTVRVGPYEAPAVYVLDHIAAHAQHHAGQIITTRKLWNAR, encoded by the coding sequence ATGCAAAGCTCGAGCGCACCTCCCTTTTTGCGGGGCAAGATAGACGGCGTACACTGGCTGGTCTCGGTCTGGCTGCGTAACCTGGAAGAAGTAGAAGAGACCGTTCAGAAGTGGGCCGCAGACCTGCCAGTAGAGGGTTTCTGGTGGGTGCCTGCTCCGGAGGCCAACGCTATCGGTGGGCTGATACGCCACATCGGAGGAGCCTCATACCGCCTGCTGCTGCGCGGAACGGGCCAGGAGATACCCGAGCCCCTGCGCGTACGTGCTCCCGAGGAACTCGTTCCCACCGGCCAGGATCCCAAGGCGGTGCTGGCCGAGTTTTCGCAGAACCTGGAAAAGGTGCGGGCCGCTCTGCGCTTGCTGGGCGACCAGGATCTACAGCGCACGGTGCGGGTTGGCCCCTACGAGGCGCCGGCGGTGTACGTGCTCGACCACATCGCCGCCCATGCCCAGCACCACGCCGGCCAGATCATCACCACCCGCAAGCTGTGGAATGCGCGGTGA